A region of Allocoleopsis franciscana PCC 7113 DNA encodes the following proteins:
- a CDS encoding ABC transporter ATP-binding protein has product MSTATARTTIELMKPPELEVVKMTKQFGTFTALDDVSLHLKPGTFHALLGENGAGKSTLVKCIMGFHTPTSGEVLIDKQSRTIDSPRDAHKYGIGMVYQHFTSVPAMTVAENLVLSRFDSPNLINWKEEYVRLEAFMQTAPFQVPLDIPIAQLAAGQKQKLEILKQIYLQVRILILDEPTSVLTPQEADEVLGLLREEVTAGKLSVLIISHKFREVMAFCDEITVLRKGKFAGHGLVKNLTVSDMAEMMMGERREPQRVEKTVLLNPKPVLQVQNLHADKENGVEAIKDINLTVNSGEIVGIAGISGNGQRELVEVLAGQRPATSGQVLVNGEVYTATRAEMYRHQVFSLPEEPLRNACVPHMSVAENLALRTFDRSPQAKGGMLLVFKAIRQMAQGLINTFKVKTPSPDTPIGNLSGGNVQRAVLARELSGDRINLLIAANPCFGLDFAAVEYIHGSIVESRNRGVAVLLVSEDLDELLKLADRILVISEGQFVYESTTRDADFATIGQRMAGH; this is encoded by the coding sequence ATGAGTACTGCAACAGCAAGAACGACTATTGAGTTAATGAAGCCACCAGAGCTTGAGGTGGTGAAGATGACTAAGCAATTTGGTACTTTTACGGCTCTGGATGATGTTTCACTGCATCTAAAACCGGGAACGTTTCATGCTTTGTTGGGTGAAAATGGGGCGGGTAAAAGTACTCTGGTTAAGTGCATTATGGGGTTTCACACTCCTACCTCTGGCGAAGTGTTGATTGATAAGCAAAGCCGTACTATTGATAGTCCCCGTGATGCTCATAAGTACGGTATTGGCATGGTCTATCAGCATTTTACGTCTGTGCCTGCCATGACTGTTGCTGAAAATCTTGTTCTTTCCCGCTTCGATAGTCCTAATTTAATTAACTGGAAAGAGGAGTATGTTCGTCTTGAGGCATTCATGCAAACGGCTCCTTTTCAAGTTCCACTGGATATCCCCATCGCTCAATTAGCGGCTGGACAGAAGCAAAAGCTGGAAATTCTTAAACAGATTTATCTCCAAGTCCGTATCTTGATTTTGGATGAACCCACGTCCGTGCTAACGCCTCAAGAAGCAGATGAAGTCTTAGGATTACTGCGCGAGGAAGTGACGGCTGGAAAGTTGAGCGTATTAATTATTAGCCACAAATTCCGGGAAGTGATGGCATTTTGTGATGAAATTACTGTATTGCGTAAGGGCAAGTTTGCAGGTCACGGATTGGTCAAAAATCTCACTGTCTCAGATATGGCTGAGATGATGATGGGTGAGAGGCGGGAACCGCAACGGGTGGAAAAAACAGTACTGCTTAACCCCAAACCAGTGCTTCAGGTACAGAACCTTCACGCTGATAAAGAGAATGGCGTTGAAGCCATTAAGGATATAAATTTGACGGTAAACAGTGGCGAAATTGTTGGGATTGCTGGGATTTCTGGCAATGGGCAGAGGGAATTGGTGGAAGTCTTAGCCGGACAACGTCCTGCTACGTCTGGGCAAGTGTTGGTTAATGGAGAGGTTTATACCGCAACACGAGCCGAGATGTATCGGCATCAAGTTTTTTCGCTACCGGAAGAACCCCTCCGCAATGCTTGCGTACCTCACATGAGTGTTGCAGAAAACCTTGCCTTGCGAACATTTGACCGTTCTCCCCAAGCTAAAGGGGGTATGTTACTTGTATTTAAGGCGATTCGACAGATGGCTCAAGGGTTAATTAACACGTTCAAGGTTAAAACGCCCTCACCCGACACACCCATCGGCAATCTTTCTGGAGGAAATGTGCAGCGTGCAGTACTAGCGCGAGAATTATCGGGCGATCGCATTAATCTGCTCATCGCGGCGAATCCCTGCTTTGGGTTGGATTTTGCGGCTGTGGAGTATATTCATGGGTCTATTGTTGAGTCACGAAACCGAGGTGTAGCGGTGCTGCTGGTGAGTGAAGATTTGGATGAACTTCTGAAGTTGGCTGACCGGATTTTGGTGATTAGTGAAGGGCAGTTTGTTTACGAAAGTACGACTAGAGATGCCGACTTTGCCACCATTGGTCAACGCATGGCAGGACACTAA
- a CDS encoding cupin domain-containing protein, with protein sequence MQRVLILKELFDIAAHQDELSWEPFHPGVDIYRLYKDSESGAAAALLRYKPGASVPMHVHTGFEHIFVLSGSQTDENGEHQTGTLVINSPDTHHSVMSQAGCIVLAIWEKPVLLCQES encoded by the coding sequence ATGCAGCGAGTTTTAATCCTCAAAGAATTATTCGATATCGCTGCACACCAGGATGAGTTGTCTTGGGAACCGTTTCATCCTGGAGTTGATATCTACCGACTTTATAAGGATAGTGAAAGCGGGGCAGCCGCAGCACTCCTTCGCTACAAGCCGGGGGCAAGTGTTCCAATGCATGTTCATACGGGTTTTGAACACATCTTTGTCCTGTCAGGTTCACAAACCGATGAAAATGGCGAACACCAAACTGGAACTCTTGTCATCAACTCACCTGACACTCACCATAGTGTGATGAGTCAAGCCGGTTGCATTGTTCTTGCCATTTGGGAAAAACCGGTCTTGCTGTGTCAGGAAAGTTGA
- a CDS encoding cysteine hydrolase family protein encodes MVSISAQPYDYELPAHGGLALLIIDMQRDFLEEGGFGDALGNDVTRLRAIVPTLKELLAAFRAYKLPIFHTIEGHQPDLSDCPPSKRHRGRGELKIGDVGPMGRILVLGESGNGIIPELQPLPGETVITKPGKGAFYNTHLESLLHEQGITHLLITGVTTEVCVQTTMREANDRGFECLLVEDATESYFPAFKQSTLDMIVAQGGIVGWTASAANVLQSLAKWKS; translated from the coding sequence ATGGTTTCTATCTCTGCTCAACCTTACGATTACGAACTTCCTGCTCATGGAGGTTTAGCGCTGCTAATTATCGATATGCAGCGAGACTTTTTAGAAGAAGGAGGTTTTGGTGATGCATTGGGTAATGATGTGACGCGACTCAGAGCAATTGTCCCAACTCTCAAGGAGTTGTTAGCAGCCTTTCGTGCTTACAAACTCCCGATTTTTCACACCATTGAAGGTCATCAACCCGATCTATCCGATTGTCCACCATCGAAGCGGCATCGGGGACGGGGTGAGTTGAAAATTGGTGATGTCGGCCCGATGGGACGGATTTTAGTCCTCGGTGAATCGGGAAATGGGATTATTCCTGAACTGCAACCCCTCCCTGGTGAGACAGTCATTACCAAACCCGGAAAGGGTGCATTTTACAACACCCATTTAGAATCCCTCTTGCACGAACAGGGAATTACCCATTTGTTGATCACGGGGGTAACGACTGAAGTTTGCGTTCAAACCACTATGCGAGAGGCAAATGACCGAGGATTTGAATGTCTATTAGTTGAAGATGCCACCGAAAGCTACTTTCCAGCATTTAAGCAATCCACTCTGGACATGATTGTTGCTCAAGGTGGCATTGTGGGTTGGACGGCGTCAGCCGCAAACGTTCTCCAATCCCTAGCCAAGTGGAAGTCTTAG
- a CDS encoding iron uptake porin, producing the protein MKDANTQKAWLSGSARFWMSLLVSSVMVYGLPLQATANQVPSKEAIAKVPPSPLSLEAPADVPSLAITDQTPSEVKFQDNSSSPLGWTGIDLESALSPLERTCYMSQRINSLADEPLNAECEVNKVTSIAELTSHTREINPNPVQDTVSIPPPIISQTNPVESFAEIPTLEVPSVAELSSGDGDSDSMSQVTNVTQLRDVSPGDWAFEALRSLVERYGCIAGYPDGTYRGNRATTRYEFAAGLNACLQQIERMMKTGGDGFVTRQDLETLQRLTEDFKTELASLGTRVDQVEGRVAYLEDHQFSTTTKLSGLAWFNMTGANAGRNVKVEAINAASPDVRFAGRGADGRPLVQEVGNPNITMSGLTWLTFNTSFTGKDLLVTQLAAGNALSPANQFASAGLFNTFGTPFLDQTAGPNNGFAEVVIHDLFYQFPVSNKIQLVVGPRVNWHRYFDNNAFTFFLTGGSTFNSNGTTVHDPIDRGSGVVALINLSKQFDLHVGYLGENNEFLPAAFGFNTSSNPSKGLFSGTNTITAELTYKPTPTANIRLIYSHNTLDNNGGVVSAEPIYGVADDGQGGRIKPATVNAFGVNFDWLLTSKFGIFGRYSYASTEIDPSTPGRSGGNINSQAFQFGLGFPDLGKPGALATLSFLVPFDVLSGRRFLVAGGGDGGTQYEFEATYHYPITNNIAIVPAFYWIGNANNFDSNPAIYVGNLRAQFSF; encoded by the coding sequence ATGAAGGATGCAAATACCCAGAAGGCTTGGCTTTCTGGTTCAGCAAGGTTCTGGATGTCTTTGTTGGTTTCGAGTGTGATGGTTTACGGTTTACCCTTGCAGGCGACGGCTAATCAGGTTCCCAGCAAGGAAGCGATCGCAAAAGTACCCCCGTCCCCACTTTCATTAGAGGCTCCCGCTGATGTTCCCTCCTTGGCTATAACTGACCAAACCCCCTCTGAAGTTAAGTTCCAGGATAATAGCTCAAGTCCTCTTGGGTGGACTGGAATCGATTTAGAGTCAGCATTGAGTCCTCTTGAGAGGACTTGCTATATGAGCCAGAGAATTAATTCTCTGGCTGATGAACCGCTAAATGCAGAATGTGAGGTTAATAAAGTCACCTCTATCGCTGAGTTGACATCGCACACCAGAGAAATTAATCCGAATCCAGTTCAAGACACCGTCTCAATACCTCCTCCAATAATATCTCAGACCAATCCTGTCGAATCATTCGCTGAGATACCCACGTTAGAGGTTCCCTCTGTAGCAGAACTCTCTTCCGGGGATGGAGACAGCGATTCCATGTCACAAGTCACCAACGTGACGCAACTCAGGGATGTTTCTCCCGGAGATTGGGCGTTTGAGGCGTTGCGATCACTGGTTGAACGTTACGGTTGTATTGCCGGATATCCGGATGGCACTTATCGGGGTAATCGCGCCACCACCCGTTATGAATTTGCCGCAGGTTTAAACGCCTGCCTGCAACAAATTGAACGCATGATGAAAACGGGTGGAGATGGGTTTGTGACTCGCCAGGATTTAGAAACCTTGCAGCGACTGACAGAGGATTTTAAAACCGAACTAGCTAGCTTGGGGACACGGGTTGATCAGGTAGAAGGGCGGGTTGCCTATCTAGAAGACCATCAGTTTTCTACTACAACTAAGCTGAGTGGTCTAGCGTGGTTTAACATGACTGGAGCCAATGCGGGTCGTAATGTCAAAGTGGAGGCAATTAATGCCGCCTCTCCTGATGTTAGATTTGCTGGGCGAGGAGCAGATGGTAGACCCCTAGTTCAGGAGGTGGGTAACCCAAACATTACCATGAGTGGTCTGACTTGGTTAACTTTCAATACCTCCTTTACGGGCAAAGACCTTTTGGTAACTCAGTTAGCAGCGGGTAATGCTTTATCTCCCGCTAACCAGTTCGCTTCGGCAGGGCTTTTCAATACCTTTGGCACTCCGTTTCTCGATCAGACGGCAGGACCCAATAACGGGTTTGCTGAGGTGGTGATTCATGACTTATTTTACCAATTTCCTGTTAGTAATAAGATTCAGTTGGTTGTTGGTCCCCGCGTGAACTGGCATCGTTATTTTGATAACAACGCCTTTACCTTCTTTCTCACAGGGGGTAGCACTTTCAACTCTAATGGCACTACTGTTCATGACCCGATTGATCGCGGTTCTGGAGTGGTTGCCCTAATTAATCTCAGCAAGCAGTTTGATTTGCACGTCGGTTACTTGGGTGAGAATAATGAATTTTTACCGGCTGCCTTTGGATTTAACACTTCATCTAACCCAAGCAAGGGGTTGTTTAGTGGCACCAACACGATTACGGCTGAGTTAACTTACAAACCAACTCCAACAGCAAATATCAGACTGATCTATTCTCATAACACCCTGGATAATAATGGAGGTGTGGTGAGTGCAGAACCGATTTATGGGGTGGCGGATGATGGTCAAGGGGGACGAATTAAACCTGCCACCGTCAATGCTTTTGGAGTCAATTTTGACTGGCTGCTTACTTCCAAATTTGGGATTTTTGGGCGTTATTCCTATGCCAGCACAGAGATCGATCCATCTACACCTGGGCGATCGGGAGGTAACATTAATTCTCAAGCGTTCCAATTTGGGCTAGGCTTTCCTGATTTAGGTAAACCGGGAGCACTGGCAACTCTCTCATTTCTAGTGCCTTTTGATGTATTAAGTGGTCGTCGGTTCTTGGTTGCTGGCGGTGGGGATGGCGGGACTCAATACGAATTTGAAGCCACCTATCACTATCCAATCACTAATAATATTGCGATCGTTCCAGCCTTTTATTGGATTGGGAATGCAAACAACTTCGACAGCAATCCGGCAATTTACGTGGGGAATTTACGCGCTCAATTTAGTTTTTGA
- a CDS encoding GNAT family N-acetyltransferase has protein sequence MLSFASETENTTTGIREVVTAAFGQPSEANLIEAIRHSPDFIPELSIVAVEKGTVLGHILFSPIVIETQPESVPALALAPLAVTPARQREGIGRQLVQVGLSKCRELGHKIVVVLGHSDYYSSFGFQKASLFGVQAPFSVPDEAFMVLELQPDALMGVSGIVRYPSYFDEV, from the coding sequence ATGTTGTCTTTTGCGAGTGAAACCGAAAATACTACAACAGGAATTCGCGAAGTAGTGACAGCGGCGTTCGGTCAACCCAGCGAAGCCAACCTGATAGAGGCGATTCGCCACTCCCCAGATTTTATCCCCGAACTCTCCATCGTGGCAGTAGAAAAAGGGACAGTGCTAGGTCACATTCTGTTTAGTCCCATCGTTATTGAAACACAACCAGAGAGTGTTCCCGCCCTAGCACTGGCACCGCTAGCCGTGACGCCTGCGCGTCAGCGTGAAGGAATTGGTCGTCAATTAGTACAGGTTGGTTTATCCAAATGCCGTGAGTTAGGCCATAAGATCGTTGTGGTTTTGGGTCACTCAGACTATTATTCAAGCTTTGGGTTCCAAAAAGCCAGTCTATTTGGCGTACAGGCACCCTTTTCAGTTCCCGATGAAGCCTTTATGGTATTGGAACTCCAACCTGATGCGTTAATGGGCGTTAGTGGTATTGTGCGATATCCCTCCTATTTTGACGAAGTTTGA
- a CDS encoding DUF3531 family protein, translating into MQVQFREFNPFDLWIWLEFSTVPSQMEKEYVEEVFNSWFLLGKLGGFDAENLQVQDVGLDISYMDYDEQIADNSMMALMHNKSEFDYQGTWGRCWFDLGTSDAIAIDVLINALRQLAKEYVAIERLVIGGENEDWSIGRDSRSLFYEANQN; encoded by the coding sequence ATGCAGGTACAGTTCCGCGAGTTTAACCCCTTCGATTTGTGGATTTGGTTGGAGTTCAGCACTGTTCCCTCCCAAATGGAAAAAGAATATGTAGAAGAAGTTTTCAATTCCTGGTTTTTATTAGGTAAATTGGGAGGATTTGATGCCGAAAATCTTCAAGTCCAGGATGTTGGTTTAGATATCAGTTATATGGACTATGACGAGCAGATAGCAGACAATAGCATGATGGCACTCATGCATAATAAGAGTGAGTTTGACTATCAAGGAACTTGGGGTCGTTGCTGGTTTGATTTGGGGACGAGTGATGCGATCGCAATCGATGTGTTGATTAATGCCCTGAGGCAACTGGCTAAGGAATATGTGGCGATTGAACGATTGGTGATTGGTGGCGAAAATGAAGATTGGTCTATAGGCAGGGATAGTCGCTCCTTGTTCTATGAGGCTAATCAAAACTAA
- a CDS encoding NUDIX hydrolase — protein MQPNKIRLKVLGLIRDDDRASQQNRPIRTLLAQGYDPVKQQTFYRALGGSVDFGETSYDALKREFNEELHAELIHIKYLGCIENLFTFNGQPGHEIIQLYQCDFADPKFYQCDQLEFTEGEDKHTAFWLDIPECKSGNLRIVPEEFLDYL, from the coding sequence ATGCAGCCTAATAAAATTCGCCTCAAGGTATTGGGTTTAATTCGGGATGACGATAGGGCTAGCCAACAAAACCGTCCCATTCGTACTTTACTGGCACAAGGTTACGACCCAGTCAAGCAACAAACGTTTTATCGGGCGTTGGGGGGTAGTGTTGACTTTGGTGAAACCAGTTACGATGCCTTGAAACGAGAGTTCAACGAAGAACTTCATGCCGAATTAATTCATATCAAGTATTTGGGTTGTATCGAAAACTTATTTACCTTCAATGGTCAACCCGGTCACGAAATTATTCAATTGTATCAGTGTGATTTTGCTGACCCCAAATTTTATCAATGCGACCAGCTCGAATTTACGGAAGGAGAGGATAAACACACGGCCTTTTGGCTGGATATCCCAGAATGCAAATCTGGTAATTTACGTATCGTACCTGAGGAATTCTTAGACTATCTGTAG
- a CDS encoding S8 family peptidase yields MINKRFFSRILLTGYILGVGSASPLVLSAPSSAQAQASDELYYTYFEQKIPLTLRSDAIAVAFKPVGRTRGTRSNQPLHLQLQQDLQKGAGTRGSTRAGTLKVEVSPLGENYALVNLPSGTRSSPTAVQQQIQQQPYVETTLPVLSRPATPSPSPHKRPQLIVLPNEILVNFKPGVSESEKQSILAANSLEMIRPLRFSQNRYLVRSKTVTGTAVLGVANRLNSQAKVQSATPNFIQSLTNQSYSSASIPGATLKPPHASWKLKNPLLSLLKADNSPIKTALLPVQWHLNSTPLSTCLNQRREDKKGLMEYLTTCFNNRTLQAAKTSLPRTDMRVIDAWKNSNQGNNVVVAVIDTLIQWNHPDLAGNLHNVGDIPDRLPGEVSGWDFVENDPDTRMSKNELTILKGKFQDAFLATADELRQKYPDTFQEAEQENPEQSVEEIANRVRYRLLNSEVAGEFHGTMVAGVVTARPQEESGVVGVAPKAKLLPVRVLGLNGSFSVTAYLEGMGYAASRGADVINISLGGRVPTQGEAELISEVLQANPKLVIVASAGNENLNEIGFPAAFPGVVAVGATNLAGNRAPYSNYGATHPLGQGVTLVAPGGDMSSPGLIGGILTTGGTWLDEFWQDLPTPGNWGPNQDTKGKYRWTQGTSFSSPAVAGAIALMKGEDSTRRLTREQLVTILKQTASYNGLAVNEDDAKLYRSQLAEKGIPRSISQQQYFFGSGLVNADAAVKVVKQKLR; encoded by the coding sequence ATGATTAATAAGCGCTTTTTTTCAAGAATCTTATTAACAGGCTATATCTTGGGAGTCGGCAGTGCCTCCCCATTAGTGTTATCCGCTCCTAGCTCAGCCCAAGCCCAAGCCTCGGATGAGCTATATTACACCTATTTTGAGCAAAAAATTCCTCTGACTCTGCGCTCAGATGCGATCGCCGTCGCCTTCAAACCGGTCGGTAGAACGCGAGGAACCCGAAGTAATCAACCCCTACATTTACAATTACAGCAAGACTTACAAAAAGGTGCTGGCACTCGTGGAAGTACCCGTGCTGGAACACTCAAAGTAGAAGTGAGTCCCCTGGGAGAAAACTATGCACTAGTCAATTTGCCCTCAGGAACTCGCAGTTCCCCAACCGCCGTTCAACAGCAAATTCAGCAGCAACCCTATGTAGAAACCACGCTTCCCGTTCTCAGTCGCCCTGCTACTCCTTCTCCATCACCGCACAAACGCCCTCAATTAATTGTCTTGCCGAATGAAATCTTGGTCAACTTTAAGCCGGGAGTATCTGAAAGCGAGAAACAATCCATCCTTGCGGCGAACAGTCTAGAGATGATTCGACCCCTGCGGTTTAGTCAAAATCGCTACTTAGTCCGCTCAAAAACGGTTACCGGAACCGCTGTTCTCGGAGTCGCTAATCGGCTCAATAGCCAAGCTAAAGTGCAATCCGCGACCCCTAATTTTATTCAATCTCTCACCAATCAAAGTTATTCATCCGCTTCAATTCCAGGGGCTACATTAAAACCACCTCATGCCAGTTGGAAATTAAAAAATCCCTTGCTCAGTCTTTTAAAAGCCGATAACTCACCCATCAAAACGGCCCTACTTCCGGTTCAATGGCATCTCAATAGCACCCCTTTATCAACGTGCTTAAATCAGCGTCGGGAAGACAAGAAAGGCTTGATGGAATATTTAACAACGTGCTTTAATAACCGCACGCTTCAAGCCGCGAAAACTTCCCTACCCCGCACCGATATGCGCGTTATCGATGCCTGGAAAAATAGTAATCAAGGGAATAATGTAGTTGTCGCTGTCATCGACACCTTAATTCAGTGGAACCACCCTGACTTAGCCGGAAATCTCCACAACGTTGGCGATATTCCGGATCGATTACCGGGTGAAGTCAGCGGCTGGGATTTTGTTGAAAATGACCCCGACACTCGGATGAGCAAAAATGAGCTAACGATTCTCAAAGGCAAATTTCAAGATGCATTTCTAGCCACCGCTGATGAGTTACGTCAGAAGTATCCCGATACCTTCCAAGAGGCGGAACAGGAAAATCCAGAACAGTCGGTGGAAGAAATCGCCAACAGGGTTCGTTATAGGCTGTTGAATAGTGAAGTCGCCGGTGAGTTTCACGGCACTATGGTGGCTGGAGTTGTCACCGCACGTCCCCAAGAAGAGTCAGGGGTGGTTGGTGTGGCACCCAAAGCCAAGCTTTTGCCGGTGCGGGTGTTGGGTTTAAATGGTAGTTTTTCGGTCACCGCCTACTTAGAAGGAATGGGCTACGCCGCTTCTAGGGGTGCAGATGTGATCAATATTAGTTTAGGTGGGCGTGTCCCAACCCAAGGTGAAGCTGAACTGATTTCTGAAGTTCTGCAAGCCAATCCTAAGTTAGTCATAGTGGCTTCAGCAGGCAATGAAAATTTGAATGAAATTGGCTTCCCTGCTGCCTTTCCGGGTGTCGTTGCCGTTGGCGCAACCAACCTCGCAGGCAATCGTGCTCCTTATAGCAACTATGGAGCCACCCATCCTTTGGGGCAAGGAGTTACCCTGGTAGCCCCCGGAGGAGATATGTCTTCGCCTGGGTTGATTGGCGGCATTCTCACAACCGGAGGGACTTGGTTAGATGAATTCTGGCAAGATCTGCCTACGCCGGGTAATTGGGGGCCAAACCAAGACACGAAAGGGAAATATCGCTGGACACAAGGAACGTCGTTTTCATCGCCTGCGGTAGCGGGAGCGATCGCCTTAATGAAAGGAGAAGACTCAACTCGCCGTCTGACTCGCGAGCAGCTTGTTACTATCCTGAAGCAAACGGCTAGTTATAACGGACTGGCTGTCAATGAGGACGATGCTAAGTTATATCGATCGCAACTCGCAGAAAAAGGGATTCCTCGCTCCATTTCTCAACAGCAATATTTCTTTGGCAGTGGATTGGTAAATGCAGATGCGGCGGTGAAGGTTGTGAAGCAAAAATTGCGATAG
- the folB gene encoding dihydroneopterin aldolase, with product MDCIQLTGIRCYGYTGYLAEEQVLGQWFEVDLTLWIDLAPAGESDDITDTLDYRQAIETVKQLVKTAKFALVEKLASAIATALLELEPVQQVRVQLTKPAAPIPDFGGKITIDITRTR from the coding sequence ATGGACTGCATTCAATTAACTGGGATTCGTTGCTACGGGTACACAGGCTACTTAGCAGAGGAGCAGGTACTGGGACAATGGTTTGAGGTGGACTTAACGTTATGGATAGATTTAGCACCGGCTGGAGAGAGTGACGACATTACCGATACACTGGACTACCGCCAAGCCATTGAGACAGTCAAGCAGCTCGTGAAAACCGCGAAGTTTGCATTGGTGGAAAAGTTGGCAAGCGCGATCGCCACTGCCCTTTTAGAATTAGAGCCAGTGCAGCAAGTTCGAGTGCAGTTAACCAAACCTGCCGCCCCTATCCCCGACTTTGGCGGTAAAATTACGATTGACATCACCAGAACACGTTAA
- a CDS encoding HlyD family secretion protein, with amino-acid sequence MQGQPTSPLTDDLVAPRSLIANLLIFFVSAGLIALSARLLHTRITSVISRDAVINGTLININAPEEGTVTDLPLKTGEALTKDKTIVTLKNDRVSQLQVQGIQSRINEQQAQLDRAKAQLDRQKALLQTLLEDQQNQYRLEISEAQDSVAQVESQLKAAQARYRIAQSSYNRSNFLRKEGALAQTQLDTATRELEESKQDVATLESRLKAIRTSQNATQLGLSLSRSRTNYDPKIRLQELQLQIADQRKAIATLEQNIKDAKAELIQAKTDTQRQEKVLVKVPTSGVVWRLSAQIGQYVQQGATLGQVLDCSRRWVDVFVDEQAVRSIQPGTLATIKLYGSDSEVLQGRVSMIRSGLGRLAAGEDVAVPITPNMPRNSQVRVDLESGSAQGESNLMCYVGYTGRVTFKVQ; translated from the coding sequence ATGCAGGGACAACCCACCTCGCCTCTGACGGATGACCTAGTAGCACCGCGCTCGCTGATAGCCAACTTACTCATTTTTTTTGTAAGTGCAGGATTAATTGCTTTATCGGCTCGTTTACTTCACACGCGAATCACTTCTGTCATTAGCCGAGATGCCGTGATTAATGGCACATTAATTAATATCAATGCACCGGAAGAGGGAACTGTCACTGATCTACCGTTAAAAACAGGAGAGGCTCTGACTAAAGATAAGACCATTGTTACCCTAAAAAATGACCGTGTTAGCCAACTTCAAGTGCAAGGCATTCAGAGTCGGATTAATGAGCAACAGGCTCAACTGGATCGAGCTAAAGCTCAGTTAGATCGACAAAAAGCTCTCCTGCAAACCTTATTAGAAGATCAGCAAAATCAATACCGCCTGGAAATCAGTGAAGCGCAAGATTCTGTGGCACAGGTAGAATCGCAACTTAAGGCGGCACAAGCACGTTATCGGATTGCACAAAGCAGCTACAATCGCTCGAATTTCTTGAGGAAAGAAGGAGCGTTGGCTCAAACTCAATTAGATACAGCCACTCGCGAATTAGAGGAAAGTAAACAAGATGTAGCAACGCTTGAATCTCGCCTCAAAGCCATCCGTACTAGTCAAAATGCGACTCAATTAGGACTTTCTCTGTCGAGAAGTCGCACGAACTACGACCCTAAAATACGCCTGCAAGAACTGCAACTCCAGATAGCCGATCAACGTAAAGCGATCGCAACTTTGGAACAAAATATCAAAGATGCAAAGGCTGAACTCATTCAAGCCAAAACCGATACCCAACGGCAAGAAAAAGTACTGGTTAAAGTTCCTACCTCTGGAGTTGTCTGGCGTTTATCGGCTCAAATTGGGCAATACGTACAACAAGGAGCCACATTAGGGCAAGTTCTGGATTGTAGCAGACGTTGGGTGGATGTCTTTGTCGATGAACAAGCGGTGCGCTCTATCCAACCCGGAACACTCGCCACCATTAAACTTTATGGTTCCGATTCTGAAGTTTTGCAGGGACGGGTTAGCATGATTCGTTCTGGCTTAGGACGATTAGCAGCAGGCGAAGATGTTGCCGTACCCATTACCCCCAATATGCCTCGAAATAGCCAGGTACGTGTCGATCTCGAATCGGGTTCCGCTCAAGGTGAGTCAAATTTGATGTGCTACGTCGGGTATACCGGTCGAGTCACGTTTAAAGTCCAGTGA